In Strigops habroptila isolate Jane chromosome 2, bStrHab1.2.pri, whole genome shotgun sequence, one genomic interval encodes:
- the ABHD13 gene encoding protein ABHD13 isoform X2 encodes MKSVDCVHITQQKDTASSPSAPPGTASGTTGLFSVTFLWLAMLLSSCLAAVSLYHVITLKTELEALRSELIYRVQARSPLDWPAMSPDENKASTPVPSFLQVSAAGARQETRLPGPGPGESFQKEIWTGSRNRGRRSVVHTEETVLQACLQLIADSKSDIQQKDDSSIVPWLLSFKRGTALEEQGNKIVIKETGYFFIYGQVLYTDTTFAMGHLIQRKKAHVFGDDLSLVTLFRCIQNMPQSYPNNSCYTAGIAKLEEGDELQLTIPRRRAKISLDGDGTFFGAVRLL; translated from the exons ATGAAATCCGTGGACTGTGTGCACATCACCCAACAGAAGGATACcgcctcctctccctctgccccccccGGCACTGCCTCAGGCACCACAGGACTTTTTTCTGTCACATTCCTGTGGCTTGCAATGCTCCTGTCCTCTTGCCTTGCAGCAGTGTCTCTTTACCATGTTATCACCCTGAAAACAGAACTAGAAGCTCTGCGCAGCGAGCTGATCTACAGGGTCCAGGCAAGGTCTCCGCTAGACTGGCCAGCCATGTCCCCTGATGAAAATAAAGCGAGTACCcctgttccttccttccttcaagTGTCTGCAGCTGGCGCCAGGCAG GAGACCAGGCTTCCTGGTCCTGGACCAGGTGAAAGCTTCCAAAAGGAAATCTGGACTGGGAGCAGAAACAGGGGGAGAAGGTCTGTTGTCCACACAGAAGAAACAG TGCTGCAGGCCTGCTTGCAACTGATCGCTGACAGCAAAAGTGATATCCAACAGAAAG ATGATTCAAGCATTGTCCCTTGGCTTTTGAGCTTTAAACGTGGAACAGCTCTGGAagagcaaggaaataaaattgtgATCAAAGAAACAggatatttcttcatttatggCCAG GTTTTATATACGGATACAACATTTGCTATGGGACACCtaatacagaggaagaaggcCCATGTGTTTGGTGATGATCTCAGCTTGGTGACATTGTTTCGTTGCATCCAAAATATGCCACAGTCTTATCCGAATAATTCTTGCTATACTGCTG GCATTGCAAAATTAGAAGAAGGGGATGAACTTCAACTTACAATACCACGGAGAAGGGCCAAAATATCCTTGGATGGAGATGGTACTTTTTTTGGTGCAGTTAGACTCCTCTGA
- the ABHD13 gene encoding protein ABHD13 isoform X3: MKSVDCVHITQQKDTASSPSAPPGTASGTTGLFSVTFLWLAMLLSSCLAAVSLYHVITLKTELEALRSELIYRVQARSPLDWPAMSPDENKASTPVPSFLQVSAAGARQETRLPGPGPGESFQKEIWTGSRNRGRRSVVHTEETVLQACLQLIADSKSDIQQKGFIYGYNICYGTPNTEEEGPCVW; this comes from the exons ATGAAATCCGTGGACTGTGTGCACATCACCCAACAGAAGGATACcgcctcctctccctctgccccccccGGCACTGCCTCAGGCACCACAGGACTTTTTTCTGTCACATTCCTGTGGCTTGCAATGCTCCTGTCCTCTTGCCTTGCAGCAGTGTCTCTTTACCATGTTATCACCCTGAAAACAGAACTAGAAGCTCTGCGCAGCGAGCTGATCTACAGGGTCCAGGCAAGGTCTCCGCTAGACTGGCCAGCCATGTCCCCTGATGAAAATAAAGCGAGTACCcctgttccttccttccttcaagTGTCTGCAGCTGGCGCCAGGCAG GAGACCAGGCTTCCTGGTCCTGGACCAGGTGAAAGCTTCCAAAAGGAAATCTGGACTGGGAGCAGAAACAGGGGGAGAAGGTCTGTTGTCCACACAGAAGAAACAG TGCTGCAGGCCTGCTTGCAACTGATCGCTGACAGCAAAAGTGATATCCAACAGAAAG GTTTTATATACGGATACAACATTTGCTATGGGACACCtaatacagaggaagaaggcCCATGTGTTTGGTGA